From one Candidatus Omnitrophota bacterium genomic stretch:
- a CDS encoding sugar phosphate nucleotidyltransferase gives MKNITAIILAAGRGTRMKSDVPKVLHKILGRPIISYVLDAVGDAGISKTVTVAGFGIDRLKELLGEETKVVIQRKLLGSGDAVKTAKRVLGKHPGDILVICGDTPLIKPRTIKDIIERHKAAGASATLLTVRLKDPAGYGRIIRSNAGKIVKIMEEEDAHSYGEVVNEINVGTYCFKAKDLFEALSGIRPNNRKKEFFLTDVIEILGKKGLPVEAVSAKDASEMIGINTRKDLAVATATVKSRILNELMDAGVTIEDPLSTVIYPGAKIGRDTVIYANTYIESDVEIGASCLIGPFTRLRKGVRIGNRVEVGNFVELVRTEVGDDTKVKHHTYLGDTKLGKSANIGAGVITANYDGKNKNRTIIEDGAFIGVGARLIAPLSIGKGAVVGAGAVVPKNHDVPKGATVLGVPARILKKRLHNVT, from the coding sequence ATGAAAAACATAACAGCGATTATACTTGCGGCGGGAAGAGGGACGAGGATGAAGTCCGACGTACCTAAGGTCCTTCATAAGATACTGGGGCGTCCTATCATCTCTTATGTGCTTGACGCTGTCGGGGACGCCGGTATTTCCAAGACGGTGACCGTCGCCGGATTCGGTATCGACAGACTTAAAGAGTTGTTAGGGGAAGAGACTAAAGTCGTTATCCAGAGGAAGCTCCTCGGCAGCGGCGACGCGGTCAAGACGGCAAAGAGGGTCCTTGGGAAACATCCCGGCGATATCCTCGTTATCTGCGGAGATACGCCGCTTATCAAGCCCCGGACGATAAAGGATATCATCGAAAGGCATAAGGCCGCCGGGGCAAGCGCCACCCTTCTGACGGTCAGGTTAAAAGATCCCGCAGGCTACGGCAGGATAATACGGTCGAACGCCGGCAAGATAGTAAAGATCATGGAAGAGGAAGACGCCCATTCTTACGGCGAAGTTGTTAACGAAATTAACGTCGGCACTTATTGTTTTAAGGCAAAAGACCTTTTTGAAGCGCTATCCGGTATAAGGCCCAATAACAGGAAGAAAGAATTTTTCCTGACCGACGTAATAGAAATTCTGGGTAAAAAAGGTTTGCCGGTAGAAGCGGTTTCGGCCAAAGACGCGAGCGAGATGATAGGCATAAATACGAGAAAAGACCTGGCTGTTGCTACGGCTACAGTCAAGAGCAGGATATTGAACGAGCTTATGGACGCAGGCGTTACGATAGAAGACCCGCTATCGACCGTAATATATCCGGGCGCGAAGATCGGCCGCGATACGGTCATTTACGCAAATACATATATAGAATCGGATGTGGAGATAGGCGCCTCCTGCCTTATAGGCCCTTTTACGCGGCTAAGAAAAGGCGTGCGTATAGGCAACCGTGTTGAGGTGGGGAATTTTGTGGAGCTTGTCAGGACAGAAGTGGGCGACGATACAAAGGTAAAACATCATACTTATCTTGGAGATACTAAGTTAGGGAAGTCAGCCAATATCGGCGCCGGCGTCATTACGGCAAACTACGACGGGAAGAATAAGAATAGGACCATTATAGAAGACGGAGCTTTCATAGGCGTCGGGGCCAGGCTGATAGCGCCCCTGTCGATCGGCAAAGGCGCAGTCGTCGGAGCAGGGGCAGTCGTGCCTAAGAACCACGATGTCCCGAAAGGCGCGACGGTGTTGGGCGTGCCGGCGAGGATATTAAAAAAAAGGTTACATAACGTTACGTAA
- a CDS encoding septation protein SpoVG family protein, which yields MEITEIKIFMKEGQDKKLKAYATLTLDNAFVVRNVKVIEGTKGLFVAMPSRKIKEPCPKCGFRNAVRSKYCNQCGGSLPQSHEPRPVQPGEDMARQSEHKDIAHPITAECRDYIQKKVLDAYENEKTKGPSTRPSAPSTVPQSAPQHRGPHAIGDVEEDNDIEL from the coding sequence ATGGAGATCACGGAGATAAAGATTTTTATGAAAGAAGGGCAGGACAAGAAGCTAAAGGCTTACGCGACGCTTACGCTCGATAACGCGTTCGTCGTCAGGAACGTGAAGGTCATAGAAGGCACAAAAGGCCTCTTCGTCGCTATGCCTTCCAGGAAGATAAAAGAGCCTTGCCCTAAGTGCGGTTTCAGGAATGCGGTGAGGAGCAAATACTGCAACCAGTGCGGCGGTAGCCTCCCGCAGAGCCACGAGCCCAGGCCGGTTCAGCCGGGAGAAGATATGGCAAGACAGTCGGAGCACAAGGATATCGCGCATCCGATAACCGCGGAATGCAGGGACTACATACAGAAGAAAGTCCTGGATGCTTACGAGAATGAAAAAACGAAAGGTCCTTCGACTCGACCGAGCGCTCCGTCAACCGTTCCACAGAGCGCCCCGCAGCACAGGGGCCCTCACGCTATCGGAGACGTCGAGGAGGATAACGATATAGAGTTATAA
- the pth gene encoding aminoacyl-tRNA hydrolase, protein MKFIVGLGNPGMEYRSTKHNMGSAVVKALAKENHIRINQKLHFSLVGRGKISGEDAVLVLPETYMNLSGHAVGELFRCEVKDVNDLIIICDDINLELGKIRLKTHGSSGGHKGLESIVATLRRDDFPRLRVGIATEVHKGDITNYVLSPFKRKEMRNVTHVISLASDAITCLVGKGIDIAMNKFNKRKVGTS, encoded by the coding sequence ATGAAATTCATAGTCGGCCTCGGTAATCCGGGGATGGAGTACCGTTCCACAAAACACAATATGGGTTCTGCGGTAGTAAAGGCCCTGGCGAAAGAGAACCATATCAGGATAAACCAGAAACTCCACTTTTCGCTTGTGGGCAGAGGAAAAATATCCGGAGAGGATGCAGTGCTGGTCCTTCCCGAGACATACATGAACCTATCGGGCCATGCTGTCGGCGAGCTCTTCAGATGCGAGGTAAAAGACGTGAACGACCTCATTATCATATGCGACGACATAAACCTGGAGTTGGGTAAGATAAGGCTTAAGACGCACGGATCCTCCGGAGGGCATAAAGGACTGGAATCGATAGTGGCCACTCTGCGCCGCGACGATTTTCCGCGCCTGCGCGTAGGAATAGCCACGGAAGTTCACAAAGGCGATATAACGAACTACGTCCTTAGTCCTTTCAAACGCAAGGAGATGCGTAATGTGACGCATGTGATATCGTTGGCATCCGACGCCATTACCTGCCTTGTCGGGAAGGGTATCGATATAGCTATGAATAAGTTCAATAAAAGGAAAGTCGGCACGTCATAG
- the rplI gene encoding 50S ribosomal protein L9, whose protein sequence is MKVILTQNVDRIGSIGDVVTVKEGFARNFLIPSNKAKEATPGNMKILDLLKKKKASEEAKIIDAAKKIADKISNLSLTIAAQAGEEEKLFGSVSNDDIASALAGEGIEVDKRGIQLEEPIKKLGVYQVIVKVHPEVKANLRVWVVKK, encoded by the coding sequence ATGAAAGTTATACTTACACAGAACGTCGATAGGATCGGTTCTATAGGGGACGTCGTTACGGTTAAAGAGGGCTTCGCCAGGAACTTTCTAATCCCAAGTAACAAGGCAAAAGAAGCCACTCCGGGGAACATGAAGATACTCGATCTTTTGAAGAAGAAGAAAGCCTCGGAAGAGGCTAAGATAATAGACGCGGCCAAAAAGATAGCCGATAAGATCTCCAACCTCTCGCTTACTATAGCCGCGCAGGCGGGCGAAGAAGAAAAATTATTCGGATCTGTGTCGAATGACGATATCGCCTCCGCTCTCGCCGGAGAAGGCATAGAGGTGGATAAGAGGGGCATCCAGCTGGAAGAGCCCATAAAGAAGCTTGGAGTATATCAGGTCATAGTCAAGGTCCATCCGGAAGTGAAGGCGAACCTTAGAGTGTGGGTAGTTAAAAAGTAG
- a CDS encoding single-stranded DNA-binding protein — MANLNKVFLIGNLTRDPELRYIPSGSAVATFTVAVNRVFKSQTGEKKEQTSFLRVVVWGRRAEVCGEYLSKGSPVFVEGRLQSRDWQTQDGQKRNTVEVVADNIQFLRMGKTAGQGTSEAPGPMPEDIATINLSEEAEPQANGKPSSQANSSPSDEVPF, encoded by the coding sequence ATGGCAAATCTCAATAAGGTCTTTCTGATAGGGAATTTAACAAGGGATCCGGAGCTCCGCTACATACCCAGCGGATCGGCCGTAGCTACGTTTACCGTAGCCGTAAATAGGGTATTCAAAAGCCAGACAGGCGAAAAGAAAGAGCAGACCTCTTTTCTCAGGGTCGTAGTATGGGGGCGCCGCGCGGAGGTGTGCGGCGAGTATCTGTCGAAAGGAAGCCCCGTATTCGTGGAGGGGCGGCTGCAGTCGAGGGATTGGCAAACGCAGGACGGCCAGAAGCGGAATACCGTTGAGGTCGTCGCAGATAATATACAATTCTTAAGGATGGGCAAAACCGCGGGTCAGGGGACTTCAGAGGCGCCCGGACCTATGCCGGAGGATATCGCCACCATCAACCTCAGCGAAGAGGCTGAACCGCAGGCGAACGGGAAACCCTCCAGCCAGGCTAATTCAAGCCCAAGCGATGAAGTGCCGTTTTAG
- a CDS encoding ribose-phosphate pyrophosphokinase — MKNHLLIFSGNSNKKLTVDICKYLGVELGDASLDTFSDGEIRFKINENVRGHDVFVVQSTCSPTNDYLMELLIMIDALKRSSARRITAVLPYFGYARQDRKDQPRVPITAKLVANLLTQAGADRVLTIDLHAGQIQGFFDIPLDHLFAFKLMTDHIKKMKLDKNIVVVSPDVGGIKTARAYAKGLKRNLAIVDKRRVNDKEAEVMHIMGDVKGKDVVLVDDMVATAGSLVEAVEALKKEGANDVYAAITHPVLCGPAIERLKRSALKELIVTDTIPIGKEKAIKNIKVLSVAPLLGEAIKRIHEEESISVLFN; from the coding sequence ATGAAAAATCACCTGCTAATATTCAGCGGTAATTCAAACAAGAAGCTTACCGTCGACATCTGTAAATATCTGGGGGTGGAGCTGGGCGACGCGTCGCTCGACACTTTCTCCGACGGAGAGATCCGATTCAAGATAAACGAGAACGTCCGCGGACATGATGTATTCGTGGTCCAGTCGACGTGTTCCCCGACGAATGATTATCTCATGGAGCTCCTAATCATGATAGACGCGCTCAAACGGTCTTCGGCCCGGCGCATAACCGCGGTATTGCCGTATTTCGGTTACGCCAGACAGGACAGGAAAGACCAGCCGCGCGTCCCGATAACGGCGAAGCTCGTCGCTAACCTGCTCACCCAGGCCGGCGCCGACAGGGTGCTTACGATAGACCTGCACGCCGGGCAGATCCAGGGCTTCTTTGACATACCGCTCGACCACCTCTTCGCTTTTAAATTAATGACCGACCATATTAAAAAGATGAAATTGGATAAGAATATCGTAGTAGTCTCGCCCGACGTCGGCGGCATAAAGACTGCCAGGGCCTACGCCAAAGGGCTTAAACGCAACCTCGCCATCGTCGATAAAAGGCGCGTCAATGATAAAGAGGCGGAAGTGATGCATATAATGGGAGACGTCAAGGGTAAGGACGTTGTGCTTGTGGATGACATGGTGGCTACCGCAGGTTCTCTCGTTGAGGCCGTCGAAGCGCTGAAGAAGGAAGGGGCCAATGATGTTTACGCGGCTATTACCCATCCGGTCCTTTGCGGCCCGGCAATAGAGAGACTTAAGAGATCGGCGCTTAAAGAATTGATCGTTACCGATACCATACCTATAGGCAAAGAGAAGGCGATTAAGAACATTAAAGTCCTGTCTGTCGCCCCGCTTCTGGGGGAGGCGATAAAGAGGATACATGAAGAAGAATCGATAAGCGTGTTGTTTAACTGA
- the dnaB gene encoding replicative DNA helicase, which yields MAQESIEKVPPQNVEAEIAVIGSMLLDHDAISQAVEILNSDYFYKESHRKLYSAMLRLFDENKAVDIITVMEELKKTNSLDDAGGPAYISSLASAVPTTANFVHYAKIVKEKALLRNLINTATQIVTECYDTTMDADTLVDKAEQRIFDVTSKKVESRFVSLREVIKDSIETIDNLYQRKENITGIATGYRELDMRTAGLQPSDLVVIAGRPSMGKSALASCIVEHAGVIEKEPVAFFSLEMSKEQLVQRMLCSHARVDAHKVRTGFLSQADWPRLVSAAGKLSEAPIYIDDSPGITVLELRAKARRLKAQFDIKLIVLDYLQLMQGPARSESRQQEISEISRSLKAIAKELKVPLIAISQLSRAVEQRSDHRPQLSDLRESGAIEQDADLVLLLLREEYYNPTDENKGIAEVIIAKQRNGPVGSLNLAFLGEYMRFENIAQKSEDFVDVDMEKMERV from the coding sequence ATGGCTCAAGAGTCGATAGAAAAGGTCCCGCCGCAAAACGTAGAAGCCGAGATAGCGGTCATCGGATCCATGCTCTTAGATCACGACGCTATTTCGCAGGCCGTAGAGATATTGAATTCGGATTATTTCTATAAAGAATCCCACAGGAAATTATACTCCGCGATGTTAAGGCTCTTCGACGAGAACAAGGCCGTCGACATCATAACGGTCATGGAAGAGCTCAAGAAGACAAACTCACTTGATGACGCAGGCGGCCCGGCCTACATATCGAGCCTCGCGTCGGCCGTCCCTACCACAGCAAATTTTGTCCATTACGCTAAGATAGTCAAGGAAAAGGCCCTTCTCAGAAACCTCATTAATACAGCCACCCAGATAGTCACCGAATGTTATGATACCACCATGGACGCCGATACGCTTGTGGACAAGGCGGAACAGCGCATATTCGACGTTACATCCAAGAAAGTGGAATCCAGGTTCGTCTCCCTTAGAGAAGTCATAAAAGATTCCATAGAGACCATAGACAACCTTTACCAGAGAAAAGAGAATATTACCGGCATAGCTACCGGCTACAGGGAACTCGATATGAGGACCGCCGGGCTGCAGCCCTCTGACCTGGTGGTTATAGCGGGCCGTCCTTCGATGGGTAAAAGCGCGCTGGCTTCATGCATAGTGGAGCATGCGGGCGTTATCGAAAAAGAGCCGGTCGCGTTCTTCAGCCTTGAAATGTCCAAAGAACAGCTCGTCCAGAGGATGCTATGTTCGCACGCGAGAGTCGACGCGCATAAGGTCAGGACGGGTTTTCTGTCCCAGGCGGATTGGCCGAGGCTCGTCAGCGCGGCCGGAAAGTTATCGGAAGCGCCTATCTACATAGATGATTCACCGGGCATAACGGTCCTGGAGCTGAGGGCTAAGGCACGGCGGCTAAAGGCCCAGTTCGATATTAAATTGATAGTGCTCGATTATCTCCAGCTTATGCAGGGGCCCGCTAGATCCGAATCGAGGCAGCAGGAGATATCCGAGATATCCAGGTCGCTGAAGGCTATAGCCAAAGAGTTGAAGGTGCCGCTCATCGCTATAAGCCAGTTGTCGCGCGCTGTGGAGCAAAGGTCCGACCACAGGCCCCAGCTTTCCGACTTGAGGGAGTCGGGCGCTATTGAACAGGATGCCGACCTGGTGCTGCTTCTCTTGAGAGAGGAGTATTACAACCCGACCGATGAGAACAAGGGTATTGCGGAGGTCATAATAGCTAAGCAGAGGAACGGCCCAGTAGGGAGCCTGAACCTCGCGTTTCTCGGAGAGTATATGCGTTTTGAGAACATTGCCCAGAAGTCGGAAGATTTTGTCGACGTGGATATGGAAAAGATGGAGAGAGTGTGA
- the rpsF gene encoding 30S ribosomal protein S6 translates to MNNYEGLFIIKPELKEEDVKNVFKAIGDAVVKNGGNVKKEESWGKRQLVYPVKKLKEGYYYKLDFEAPASAVSKLEGVCKLNDDILRTMITRR, encoded by the coding sequence ATGAATAATTACGAAGGGCTTTTCATAATAAAACCCGAGCTTAAAGAAGAAGACGTCAAGAACGTATTTAAGGCAATAGGCGACGCCGTGGTAAAGAACGGCGGCAATGTAAAGAAAGAAGAAAGCTGGGGCAAGCGGCAGCTCGTCTATCCGGTTAAAAAACTCAAGGAAGGCTACTATTACAAGCTCGATTTTGAGGCTCCCGCAAGCGCTGTCTCAAAGCTGGAAGGCGTATGTAAGCTTAACGACGATATATTAAGGACGATGATAACGCGGAGATAG
- a CDS encoding 50S ribosomal protein L25 — translation MEKVILKAEVRTETGKRIAKDLRAKGLIPANVYRQGKAALSLQVANVELKDVLHTSAGENVIITLKISGGAVTIKDKTVLIKEIQREPIKDSVLHVDFNEISLTETLKVDVPITAHGEPVGVKVDGGILEHVMRELQVECLPTDIPEKIEVEISSLKIGDAVYVKSVKVPDGVKVLNDPELIVMIVKPPKVEAPKEEVAAEGAAEPELIRKKKEEEAGEGEEGAAPKEGEKGPAKEEKK, via the coding sequence ATGGAAAAGGTGATACTGAAAGCGGAAGTCAGGACTGAAACAGGCAAGAGAATAGCGAAAGACCTTAGGGCAAAAGGCCTTATACCGGCAAATGTTTACAGGCAAGGCAAGGCGGCGCTGAGCCTCCAGGTCGCCAACGTCGAGTTGAAGGATGTCCTGCATACGTCGGCCGGAGAGAACGTTATCATAACGCTGAAGATATCCGGAGGCGCGGTCACTATTAAGGATAAGACCGTGTTGATAAAGGAGATACAGCGTGAGCCTATAAAGGACAGTGTCCTTCATGTCGATTTCAATGAGATATCGTTGACAGAGACGTTGAAGGTTGACGTTCCCATTACCGCCCATGGCGAGCCTGTCGGCGTAAAAGTGGACGGCGGTATCCTGGAACACGTTATGAGAGAACTGCAGGTGGAATGTCTGCCTACAGATATACCCGAGAAGATAGAGGTGGAGATCTCGTCGTTGAAGATAGGGGACGCCGTGTACGTGAAGAGCGTAAAGGTGCCTGATGGCGTCAAGGTCCTTAATGATCCGGAATTGATAGTCATGATAGTGAAGCCTCCTAAGGTAGAGGCTCCGAAAGAGGAAGTCGCCGCTGAAGGCGCGGCGGAACCGGAGCTTATCCGCAAGAAGAAAGAGGAAGAAGCCGGTGAAGGCGAGGAAGGGGCCGCTCCGAAAGAAGGCGAAAAAGGCCCGGCTAAAGAAGAGAAGAAATAG
- the rpsR gene encoding 30S ribosomal protein S18 yields the protein MFKPFNKPKTGRDGKRVKKDPKKKKIFKKRPCRFCNDKVENLDYLEYMRFQKFLTERGKIMPSRISGNCAKHQRQLAKAIRKARIMALLPFVAE from the coding sequence ATGTTTAAACCTTTCAATAAGCCGAAAACGGGTAGGGACGGTAAGCGCGTCAAGAAGGACCCTAAGAAGAAAAAGATATTTAAGAAGAGGCCGTGCAGATTCTGCAATGATAAGGTAGAGAACCTCGATTATCTCGAATATATGAGGTTCCAGAAATTCCTGACTGAGAGAGGCAAGATCATGCCTTCGAGGATCTCGGGAAACTGCGCAAAACACCAGAGACAGCTTGCGAAGGCCATCAGGAAAGCCCGCATCATGGCGCTGCTGCCTTTTGTGGCTGAATAG
- a CDS encoding transketolase family protein, producing the protein MSAGNFKMVPTRDGFGEGLIELGKRNKDVVVLSADLTDSTRAAWFKKQFPERFFGMGVAEQDMIGTAAGLALMGKIPFACTFGVFASGRAWDQIRISAAYMNINVKIAGTHGGISVGPDGATHQALEEIALMRILPNMTVIVPCDALEAKKATIEAAGTRGPVYIRLGRSGMPVITRPDDVFKIGKSVMMRDGKDLTIFACGQMVYESMLACDMLEKDGIGARLINLHTPKPIDKDAVIKAARDTGAIVTAEEHLIAGGMGSAIAEIVVQECPVPMKMVGVKDKFGTSGEPDELFEYFGLTAKHIVSSAREVLAKKR; encoded by the coding sequence ACTGGGGAAACGGAATAAGGATGTCGTCGTCCTGTCGGCCGACCTGACCGATTCGACAAGGGCGGCCTGGTTCAAAAAACAGTTCCCGGAGAGGTTCTTCGGTATGGGTGTTGCCGAACAGGACATGATCGGAACCGCGGCCGGATTAGCGCTAATGGGAAAGATCCCGTTCGCGTGCACATTCGGGGTTTTCGCGTCGGGCAGGGCGTGGGACCAGATAAGGATATCGGCCGCTTATATGAACATTAACGTGAAGATAGCCGGCACCCACGGCGGCATCTCCGTCGGACCGGACGGCGCCACTCACCAGGCGCTTGAGGAGATAGCGCTTATGCGGATCCTGCCTAATATGACCGTGATCGTCCCGTGCGACGCGCTTGAAGCTAAGAAGGCGACGATAGAAGCCGCCGGGACCAGGGGGCCTGTATATATAAGGCTGGGCAGAAGCGGGATGCCCGTCATTACGCGTCCCGACGATGTATTCAAGATAGGCAAGTCGGTCATGATGAGGGATGGCAAAGACCTGACCATATTTGCCTGCGGCCAGATGGTATACGAGTCGATGCTGGCGTGCGATATGCTGGAAAAAGACGGCATAGGCGCGCGGCTTATAAATCTGCACACCCCGAAACCGATAGACAAGGACGCCGTCATTAAGGCAGCACGCGATACGGGGGCCATAGTCACGGCGGAAGAGCATTTGATCGCCGGCGGTATGGGCAGCGCCATAGCGGAGATCGTGGTCCAGGAATGCCCTGTACCGATGAAGATGGTCGGCGTTAAGGATAAATTCGGCACATCCGGCGAGCCGGACGAGCTGTTCGAATACTTCGGCCTTACGGCGAAACATATTGTATCATCCGCGAGAGAGGTCCTCGCAAAAAAGCGGTAG
- the ispE gene encoding 4-(cytidine 5'-diphospho)-2-C-methyl-D-erythritol kinase, with amino-acid sequence MTSIELTAPAKVNLVLKILGKRKDSYHNIYTLFEKISLCDRIRITKIREGIIVSSDRFITRSPKDNLVYKAAKLFLGRHKLKYGVKIDIKKKIPIAGGLGGGSSDAASVLMGMDRLFGLKIGRAGLLSLAARLGSDVPFFILDVPFAVGRGRGERLEKADVRKRLWHLIIYPGFKVSTKDVYEAFDAHQEALVPRRGSGSRPEHLPKALTTRHCGDRIIRQSAGSMDFGEIESMLYNDLEETVIAKKETIGKVIERLASSLNKKAIVSGSGPSVFCLYRDGKEALAAKRRLLGSLPAPERASWQVFVAKTEK; translated from the coding sequence ATGACATCCATAGAATTAACTGCGCCTGCTAAAGTAAACCTCGTCCTAAAGATCCTCGGCAAGCGAAAAGACTCCTATCACAATATCTATACTCTATTTGAGAAGATATCCCTTTGCGACCGTATACGGATAACAAAGATTCGGGAAGGCATTATCGTCTCTTCGGATAGATTTATTACGCGTAGCCCTAAAGATAACCTGGTGTATAAAGCCGCCAAGCTGTTTCTGGGGCGCCATAAGCTGAAATACGGCGTAAAGATAGACATTAAGAAGAAGATACCGATAGCGGGCGGCCTTGGCGGAGGCAGTTCGGACGCCGCAAGTGTCCTTATGGGAATGGACAGGCTGTTCGGGTTGAAGATAGGCAGAGCCGGATTGTTAAGTCTTGCCGCCAGGCTGGGTTCCGACGTCCCGTTCTTTATCCTGGACGTACCGTTTGCCGTCGGCAGGGGCCGGGGAGAGCGTCTGGAGAAGGCTGATGTAAGAAAACGCCTCTGGCACTTGATAATCTATCCCGGTTTCAAGGTATCCACAAAGGATGTTTACGAGGCTTTTGACGCCCATCAAGAGGCCTTGGTCCCTCGCCGGGGCTCGGGATCAAGGCCTGAGCATTTGCCGAAGGCCTTGACAACACGCCATTGCGGTGATAGAATAATCCGTCAATCGGCGGGTTCTATGGACTTTGGCGAGATCGAATCTATGCTTTACAACGACCTTGAAGAGACGGTTATAGCTAAAAAAGAGACGATCGGTAAGGTAATAGAACGCTTGGCTTCTTCTCTAAACAAGAAAGCGATTGTATCGGGAAGCGGGCCAAGCGTATTTTGTCTCTATAGGGACGGAAAGGAGGCGCTCGCCGCTAAAAGAAGGCTTTTGGGTAGCCTGCCGGCGCCTGAACGGGCAAGCTGGCAGGTATTTGTCGCGAAAACAGAGAAATAA